A window of Marinobacter salarius contains these coding sequences:
- a CDS encoding succinate dehydrogenase iron-sulfur subunit, protein MLVSLYRYNPETDNAPYMQDVELDVPEGKDLMVLDVLNLVKEQDPSMAYRRSCREGVCGSDGMNMNGKNGLACITPLSEVLKNNKLVVRPLPGLPVIRDLVVDMSLFYKQYEKVMPYLVNDNPAPAIERYQSPEDREKLDGLYECILCACCSTACPSFWWNPDKFVGPAGLLQAYRFLADSRDTAQEERLANLDDPFSVFRCRGIMNCVSVCPKGLNPTRAIGHIRNLLLQRAT, encoded by the coding sequence ATGTTAGTAAGCCTGTACCGTTACAACCCGGAAACCGACAATGCGCCCTATATGCAGGACGTTGAGCTGGATGTCCCGGAAGGAAAGGACCTGATGGTTCTGGATGTTCTGAACCTGGTCAAGGAGCAAGACCCCTCAATGGCCTACCGTCGCTCCTGCCGTGAAGGTGTGTGCGGATCGGACGGTATGAACATGAACGGCAAGAACGGTCTTGCCTGTATCACGCCGCTGTCGGAAGTGCTCAAGAACAACAAGCTGGTTGTTCGTCCGCTGCCGGGCCTGCCCGTGATTCGTGACCTGGTTGTAGACATGAGCCTGTTCTACAAGCAGTACGAGAAGGTTATGCCGTATCTGGTCAACGACAATCCGGCGCCTGCTATTGAGCGTTACCAGTCACCGGAAGACCGGGAAAAGCTGGACGGCCTGTACGAGTGTATTCTCTGTGCCTGCTGTTCCACGGCCTGCCCCTCATTCTGGTGGAATCCGGACAAGTTCGTTGGTCCGGCCGGATTGCTGCAAGCCTACCGGTTCCTGGCCGACAGCCGGGATACCGCACAGGAGGAGCGTCTTGCCAATCTGGATGATCCGTTCAGCGTATTCCGCTGTCGGGGCATCATGAACTGTGTCAGCGTTTGTCCAAAAGGCCTTAATCCGACACGGGCGATTGGTCACATTCGGAACCTTCTGCTACAGCGGGCTACATAA
- the sdhA gene encoding succinate dehydrogenase flavoprotein subunit, with amino-acid sequence MANIKTMSYDAIVIGGGGAGMRAALQLTESGVNTACITKVFPTRSHTVSAQGGITCAIASADPNDDWRWHMYDTVKGSDYIGDQDAIEYMCSVGPQAVFELEHMGLPFSRTEQGRIYQRPFGGQSKGPDNPAQAARTCAAADRTGHALLHTLYQANLKGGTTFLNEWYAVDLVKNSKNEVVGVVAIEIESGEVAYIKCKATVLATGGAGRIYASTTNALINTGDGIGMALRAGFPMQDMEMWQFHPTGIHGAGTLVTEGCRGEGGYLINAEGERFMERYAPNAKDLAGRDVVARSMVIEILEGRGCGPEKDHVLLKLDHLGEETLNLRLPGICELSRTFAHVDPVKEPVPVVPTCHYMMGGIPTNVGGQALTQDENGNDTPIPGLFACGEAACVSVHGANRLGGNSLLDLVVFGRAAGLHIEEQLRGGFEVDGASEEDIKNAMARLDRLNSASEGESVAEVRKDLQNCMQLYFGVFRDGKSMEEGLEKLEAIGKRVRNTKLADTSNAFNTARIEALELDNLYEVALATAVSAYERKESRGAHARNDFTERDDENWLKHSLYFPLDKRVGKRDVNFAPKTVDTFQPKIRTY; translated from the coding sequence ATGGCTAACATCAAGACCATGTCTTATGACGCGATTGTTATCGGTGGCGGCGGTGCCGGTATGCGTGCCGCCCTGCAACTGACAGAATCTGGCGTCAATACCGCATGTATCACCAAGGTATTTCCGACCCGTTCCCATACGGTGTCTGCCCAAGGTGGTATTACCTGCGCGATCGCCAGCGCTGATCCCAATGATGACTGGCGCTGGCACATGTATGACACCGTCAAGGGTTCCGACTACATCGGTGACCAGGACGCGATAGAGTATATGTGTTCCGTGGGTCCCCAGGCGGTTTTCGAGCTCGAGCATATGGGGCTGCCGTTCTCCCGTACCGAGCAGGGCCGTATTTACCAGCGTCCGTTTGGTGGTCAGTCCAAAGGGCCGGACAATCCCGCTCAGGCGGCGCGTACGTGTGCCGCTGCAGACCGTACCGGGCACGCACTCCTGCACACGCTTTATCAGGCCAATCTCAAAGGCGGAACCACCTTCCTGAACGAGTGGTACGCCGTTGACCTGGTCAAGAACAGTAAAAACGAAGTGGTCGGTGTTGTCGCCATCGAAATCGAGAGCGGCGAAGTGGCATACATCAAGTGCAAGGCAACAGTACTGGCGACCGGCGGTGCAGGGCGCATCTACGCCTCCACCACCAACGCCCTGATCAACACCGGCGACGGTATTGGCATGGCGCTCCGTGCTGGTTTCCCGATGCAGGATATGGAGATGTGGCAGTTCCATCCTACGGGCATCCACGGTGCCGGGACTCTGGTGACCGAAGGTTGCCGGGGTGAGGGCGGTTACCTGATCAATGCCGAGGGTGAGCGCTTCATGGAGCGTTACGCACCGAACGCCAAGGATCTGGCTGGACGTGACGTTGTTGCCCGCTCAATGGTTATTGAGATCCTTGAAGGCCGTGGCTGTGGCCCGGAGAAGGATCACGTTCTGTTGAAGCTGGACCACCTCGGGGAAGAAACGCTGAACCTACGTCTGCCGGGTATCTGTGAACTTTCACGTACCTTTGCGCATGTGGACCCGGTTAAAGAGCCTGTACCGGTTGTGCCGACCTGTCACTACATGATGGGCGGGATTCCGACCAACGTAGGCGGTCAGGCCCTGACTCAGGATGAAAATGGCAACGATACGCCGATTCCCGGGTTGTTTGCCTGCGGTGAAGCCGCTTGTGTTTCCGTGCATGGGGCGAATCGCCTGGGTGGCAACTCGTTGTTGGATCTGGTGGTGTTTGGTCGTGCTGCTGGTCTGCACATTGAAGAGCAGCTTCGCGGCGGCTTCGAAGTCGATGGCGCCAGTGAGGAAGACATCAAGAACGCCATGGCGCGCCTTGACCGTCTGAACAGCGCATCGGAAGGTGAGAGCGTTGCCGAAGTGCGTAAGGATCTACAGAACTGCATGCAGCTTTATTTCGGTGTGTTCCGTGACGGCAAGAGCATGGAAGAAGGTCTTGAAAAGCTGGAGGCGATTGGCAAGCGTGTGCGCAATACCAAGCTCGCGGATACCAGCAATGCTTTCAACACAGCGCGTATTGAAGCCCTTGAGCTCGACAACCTGTATGAAGTTGCCCTTGCAACGGCTGTTTCAGCCTATGAGCGTAAGGAAAGCCGTGGTGCTCATGCCCGTAACGACTTTACCGAGCGCGATGATGAGAACTGGCTGAAGCATTCGCTGTACTTCCCGCTGGACAAGCGTGTTGGAAAGCGTGATGTAAACTTCGCTCCGAAAACGGTGGATACATTCCAGCCGAAGATCCGGACTTACTAA
- the sdhD gene encoding succinate dehydrogenase, hydrophobic membrane anchor protein, with protein sequence MVNSVTNLGRSGVFDWMIQRVTAYVLALYTVFLFGFILTTDVNYDSWSALFDQTWFRIFTLLALLSIGAHAWVGLWTVTTDYIKATLPRFLVQALCGLAMFVYLVWGIQILWGL encoded by the coding sequence ATGGTGAACAGCGTAACGAATCTCGGGCGCAGCGGTGTTTTCGACTGGATGATCCAGCGTGTTACCGCCTACGTACTTGCTCTGTATACAGTTTTTCTTTTCGGGTTCATCCTGACCACTGACGTTAATTACGACAGCTGGTCGGCGCTTTTCGACCAGACCTGGTTCCGTATCTTTACCTTGCTTGCATTGCTCTCGATTGGCGCGCACGCCTGGGTGGGGCTCTGGACAGTGACAACGGATTACATCAAGGCGACCTTGCCGCGCTTCCTGGTACAGGCACTGTGTGGCCTGGCCATGTTTGTGTATTTGGTCTGGGGCATTCAGATTCTTTGGGGGCTTTAA
- the sdhC gene encoding succinate dehydrogenase, cytochrome b556 subunit, with protein MNSKRPVNLDLGKFHFPLPAITSILHRVSGIIIFVGVAFMLYGLQLSLSGEEGFSRVSGLLDSFLAKLITWGILSALLYHLVAGIKHLLMDMGIGEELESGRLAAKATVVISVILILLAGVWVW; from the coding sequence GTGAATAGCAAACGACCAGTAAATCTCGATCTCGGCAAGTTTCATTTTCCGCTGCCAGCCATCACGTCCATACTGCATCGCGTCAGTGGCATCATCATATTTGTGGGTGTTGCTTTCATGTTGTACGGGCTTCAGCTTTCCCTTTCCGGGGAAGAGGGCTTCAGTCGGGTTAGTGGCTTGCTGGACAGCTTCCTTGCGAAGCTGATTACCTGGGGCATTCTGTCTGCCTTGCTGTACCACCTGGTTGCGGGTATCAAGCACCTGCTGATGGACATGGGCATCGGCGAAGAGCTGGAAAGTGGCCGGCTCGCGGCGAAGGCCACAGTCGTGATCTCCGTTATTCTCATCCTTCTGGCAGGAGTCTGGGTATGGTGA
- the gltA gene encoding citrate synthase, whose amino-acid sequence MTDRKATLSVGDKSIELPVYSGTVGPDVIDVRSLVQEGVFTYDPGFVSTAACESQITYIDGAKGVLLHRGYPIEELAENSDYLEVCYLLLNGELPTAEENKRFHDTIKNHTMLHDQMRNFFQGFRRDAHPMAIMCGVVGALSAFYHDQMDVTNVEQREITAHRLIAKMPTIAAWCYKYSIGQPFMYPRNDLTYSENFLQMMFGVPCEEYKPNPILAKAMDKIFILHADHEQNASTSTVRLAGSTGANPYACIASGIAALWGPAHGGANEAVLDMLAEIGDESNIEKFIAKAKDKDDPFRLMGFGHRVYKNFDPRAKVMAETAHEVLTELGLENDPLLKIAQRLEKIALEDEYFVQRKLYPNVDFYSGLILKAIGIPTSMFTVIFALSRTIGWFSHWNEMVSGDYRIGRPRQLYTGSEARDYPKK is encoded by the coding sequence ATGACCGACAGGAAAGCCACGCTTTCGGTGGGTGACAAGTCCATTGAGCTACCGGTTTACTCAGGCACCGTCGGCCCTGACGTCATTGACGTGAGAAGCCTTGTCCAGGAAGGCGTCTTTACGTACGACCCTGGATTTGTTTCCACCGCAGCCTGCGAATCCCAGATCACCTACATCGACGGAGCCAAGGGCGTTCTCCTGCACCGGGGCTACCCTATAGAGGAGCTGGCAGAAAACTCGGACTACTTGGAGGTCTGCTACCTCCTGCTCAACGGCGAGCTGCCGACAGCGGAAGAGAATAAGCGCTTCCATGACACCATCAAAAACCACACGATGTTGCACGACCAGATGCGCAACTTCTTCCAGGGTTTTCGCCGTGATGCGCATCCGATGGCCATCATGTGTGGTGTCGTTGGAGCCCTGTCGGCCTTTTATCACGACCAGATGGACGTCACCAACGTCGAGCAGCGGGAAATCACCGCCCACCGCCTGATTGCGAAAATGCCGACCATTGCAGCCTGGTGTTACAAGTACAGCATCGGCCAGCCGTTCATGTACCCTCGCAACGACCTGACCTACTCTGAGAACTTCCTGCAGATGATGTTTGGTGTTCCCTGCGAGGAATACAAGCCGAACCCGATCCTGGCCAAGGCGATGGACAAGATTTTCATCCTGCACGCCGATCACGAACAGAACGCGTCGACCTCAACCGTACGCCTCGCCGGCTCTACCGGCGCCAACCCCTACGCGTGTATCGCCTCCGGTATCGCGGCACTGTGGGGCCCTGCACACGGCGGTGCCAACGAAGCTGTTCTGGACATGCTTGCGGAAATCGGGGACGAGTCCAACATCGAGAAATTCATTGCCAAGGCGAAGGACAAGGACGACCCGTTCCGGCTGATGGGCTTTGGTCACCGGGTCTACAAGAACTTCGACCCGCGCGCCAAAGTAATGGCTGAAACCGCGCACGAAGTCCTGACTGAGCTTGGTCTGGAGAATGATCCTCTCCTGAAGATTGCACAACGTCTCGAGAAGATTGCCCTTGAAGACGAGTATTTCGTCCAGCGCAAACTTTACCCGAACGTAGACTTCTACTCCGGCCTGATTCTCAAGGCCATTGGCATTCCGACGTCCATGTTTACCGTCATATTCGCACTTTCGCGGACTATTGGCTGGTTCTCACACTGGAATGAAATGGTCAGCGGTGATTATCGCATTGGCCGGCCTCGCCAGCTGTACACCGGCTCCGAGGCAAGGGATTATCCCAAGAAATAA
- a CDS encoding NAD(P)-dependent oxidoreductase, protein MIDVFFTQTTTTSGETVMNVTAAFIGLGVMGYPMAGHLANAGFSVQVWNRTHGKAETWASQYNGTACDSIAAAVGEADFVFTCVGADVDLKKVYEGPEGIIANAKPGAVLVDHTTASAGIAEQLGQLASARNLEFVDAPVSGGQQGAENGQLTIMCGGEADAFSQAKPLMERYAKALNHMGPIGSGQKTKMVNQIAIAGLVQGLSEALHFAEQAELDVRKVVDVISKGAAQSWQMENRSGTMIDGEFEHGFAVDWMRKDLAICLEEARKNGSRIPVAALVDQFYGDVQQMGGSRWDTSSLIQRLRKKS, encoded by the coding sequence ATGATTGATGTTTTCTTTACGCAAACAACAACCACGTCCGGAGAAACAGTGATGAACGTAACGGCAGCATTTATCGGTCTCGGCGTAATGGGCTACCCAATGGCGGGCCACCTGGCAAATGCGGGCTTTTCAGTCCAGGTATGGAACCGAACACATGGCAAAGCAGAGACTTGGGCCAGCCAATACAACGGAACGGCCTGCGACTCCATAGCGGCCGCCGTTGGTGAAGCAGACTTCGTGTTTACCTGCGTGGGTGCCGATGTTGACCTGAAAAAAGTCTATGAAGGCCCGGAGGGCATCATTGCCAACGCCAAGCCCGGCGCCGTGTTAGTCGACCACACAACGGCCTCTGCAGGCATTGCGGAGCAATTGGGTCAGCTCGCCAGCGCCCGCAACCTTGAGTTTGTTGACGCGCCGGTATCCGGTGGCCAACAAGGTGCGGAAAACGGCCAGCTTACCATCATGTGTGGCGGGGAGGCCGACGCTTTTTCGCAAGCGAAACCACTGATGGAACGTTACGCCAAAGCCCTGAACCATATGGGCCCGATCGGCAGCGGACAGAAAACCAAAATGGTAAATCAGATTGCCATCGCTGGCCTGGTTCAGGGGCTGTCGGAAGCCCTTCACTTTGCCGAACAGGCAGAGCTGGATGTGCGCAAGGTCGTCGACGTTATCTCCAAGGGAGCCGCGCAGTCATGGCAGATGGAAAACCGCTCAGGCACCATGATTGATGGTGAGTTCGAACACGGTTTCGCTGTTGACTGGATGCGCAAGGACCTGGCGATCTGCCTCGAAGAGGCACGAAAGAATGGCTCGAGGATTCCGGTCGCCGCACTCGTTGACCAGTTCTATGGAGATGTTCAGCAGATGGGGGGAAGCCGCTGGGATACGTCTTCACTGATACAACGGCTACGCAAGAAATCCTGA
- the topA gene encoding type I DNA topoisomerase yields MGKSLVIVESPAKAKTINKYLGSDFIVKSSVGHIRDLPVSGSGSTSDPKERARQAALTRKMSPEEKVVHKKRKSREQLVARMGVDPDQDWSARYEILPGKEKVVSELKRLAKSADHIYLATDLDREGEAIAWHLQQTIGGEPEKYRRVVFNEITKRAIQEAFKDPGNLDNNRVNAQQARRFLDRVVGYMVSPLLWAKIARGLSAGRVQSVAVRLIVEREREIRKFIPEEFWQLHADLASKQAEQAVRFEVTRYDDKAYRPVSEKQSVEHVDRLKDGTFKVAKREDKPTRSRPSAPFITSTLQQAASNRMGFSVKKTMMLAQRLYEAGFITYMRTDSTNLSQDAVTSCREFVKKQFGDKFLPEKPRVYGSKEGAQEAHEAIRPTDVSRRPADISGLEKDAEKLYDLIWRQFIACQMADAEFLSTSIVVANGDYELRTRGRIIKFEGFLKVAPQSAKKDEDIALPDIKVDETLTLKKLDPSQHFTKPSPRYTEASLVKELEKQGIGRPSTYASIISTIQDRGYVRLQNRRFYAEKMGEIVTERLSESFPNLMDFDFTAKMEDELDEIAGGEVDWKKVLNDFYGRFRLQLETAESGEDGSMRANTPTETDIPCPTCSRPMQIRVASTGVFLGCSGYSLPPKERCKTTINLVSGDEVVSADEDVDGEGETRLLRKKRRCPKCGTAMDSYLVDEGRKLHVCGNNPDCSGYEVEKGTFRIKGYEGPTLECDKCGSEMQLKTGRFGKYFGCTNTECKNTRKLLKSGEPAPPKMDPVPMPELQCQKVEDTYVLRDGASGLFLAASKFPKNRETRPPLVMEIKPHRKEIDPKYDYLMDAPERDPEGNPTVIRYSRKSKEQYVMSEKDGKATGWSAWFVSGKWQPKEK; encoded by the coding sequence ATGGGTAAAAGCCTCGTTATTGTCGAGTCGCCAGCGAAAGCGAAGACCATCAACAAATACCTGGGGTCCGACTTCATTGTGAAGTCCAGCGTCGGGCACATTCGCGACCTTCCGGTCAGCGGTAGCGGCTCAACGTCAGATCCGAAAGAACGTGCCAGGCAGGCCGCGTTGACCCGCAAGATGAGCCCGGAAGAGAAGGTGGTTCACAAGAAACGGAAGTCCAGGGAGCAACTGGTTGCCCGCATGGGGGTAGATCCTGACCAGGACTGGAGCGCCCGATACGAGATACTGCCCGGCAAGGAAAAGGTTGTCAGCGAACTCAAGCGGTTGGCAAAGTCCGCCGATCATATCTATCTCGCGACGGATTTGGACCGTGAGGGGGAGGCGATCGCCTGGCACCTCCAGCAGACCATTGGGGGCGAACCCGAAAAATATCGCCGCGTGGTGTTCAATGAGATAACCAAGCGTGCCATCCAGGAAGCCTTCAAGGATCCGGGGAATCTCGATAACAACCGCGTTAACGCACAGCAGGCGCGTCGATTCCTCGACCGGGTCGTCGGCTATATGGTATCGCCATTGCTGTGGGCCAAGATTGCACGCGGCCTTTCGGCCGGTCGGGTTCAGTCGGTTGCAGTTCGGCTTATCGTCGAACGCGAACGGGAAATCCGCAAGTTCATTCCCGAAGAGTTCTGGCAGTTGCATGCTGACCTGGCTTCGAAGCAGGCGGAGCAGGCTGTTCGTTTTGAAGTGACCCGGTATGACGATAAGGCCTACCGTCCAGTCAGTGAGAAACAGAGTGTCGAACATGTTGACCGCCTGAAAGATGGCACGTTCAAGGTGGCCAAACGAGAGGACAAGCCGACACGCTCGCGTCCCTCCGCCCCCTTTATTACGTCCACGCTGCAGCAGGCGGCCAGCAACCGGATGGGGTTCAGCGTCAAGAAAACCATGATGTTGGCCCAGCGCCTCTATGAAGCCGGCTTCATCACCTACATGCGTACCGACTCGACCAATCTGAGCCAGGACGCCGTGACCAGTTGCCGTGAGTTCGTCAAAAAGCAGTTCGGCGATAAATTCCTGCCGGAGAAACCAAGGGTATACGGCAGCAAAGAGGGTGCCCAGGAGGCTCACGAGGCCATCCGTCCGACCGATGTGAGTCGTAGGCCTGCCGATATAAGCGGTCTGGAGAAAGACGCTGAGAAGCTCTACGACCTGATCTGGCGCCAGTTTATTGCCTGTCAGATGGCCGACGCCGAGTTCCTGAGCACGTCCATCGTGGTTGCCAATGGCGACTACGAGCTCCGTACACGGGGTCGGATCATCAAATTTGAGGGTTTCCTCAAAGTGGCGCCGCAGTCCGCCAAGAAAGACGAAGACATCGCGCTTCCGGATATCAAGGTCGACGAAACCCTGACGCTGAAGAAGCTGGACCCAAGCCAGCACTTCACCAAGCCGTCACCGCGCTATACCGAGGCGAGCCTGGTCAAGGAGCTGGAGAAGCAGGGGATCGGGCGACCATCCACCTACGCTTCGATTATCTCCACCATCCAGGATCGTGGCTACGTCCGTTTGCAGAACCGTCGCTTCTACGCTGAAAAAATGGGCGAGATCGTCACCGAGCGGTTGTCGGAATCCTTTCCGAACCTGATGGATTTTGACTTCACCGCCAAAATGGAAGATGAGCTGGACGAAATCGCTGGTGGCGAGGTGGACTGGAAAAAGGTTCTCAACGACTTTTACGGTCGTTTCCGCCTGCAACTCGAAACCGCCGAGAGCGGCGAAGACGGAAGCATGCGGGCAAATACCCCGACCGAGACCGACATTCCATGTCCCACGTGCAGTCGCCCGATGCAGATCCGGGTGGCCAGTACCGGTGTCTTTCTGGGATGTTCAGGTTACTCCCTGCCACCCAAAGAACGTTGCAAAACGACCATCAACCTGGTTTCCGGTGACGAAGTCGTCAGCGCCGACGAAGACGTCGACGGTGAAGGTGAAACCCGTCTTTTGCGCAAGAAACGGCGGTGCCCGAAATGCGGAACTGCCATGGACAGTTACCTGGTGGACGAAGGCCGAAAGCTCCATGTGTGCGGTAACAACCCCGATTGTTCCGGCTATGAAGTGGAGAAGGGTACGTTCCGTATCAAGGGTTATGAAGGTCCGACCCTGGAGTGCGACAAATGCGGCTCTGAAATGCAGCTCAAGACCGGGCGTTTCGGTAAATATTTCGGCTGCACCAACACCGAATGCAAGAATACCCGCAAACTGTTGAAAAGCGGCGAGCCTGCGCCGCCCAAGATGGATCCGGTGCCGATGCCTGAACTGCAGTGCCAGAAGGTGGAAGACACCTACGTGCTCCGTGATGGCGCTTCCGGCTTGTTCCTGGCTGCCAGCAAGTTCCCCAAGAACCGGGAAACGCGTCCGCCGCTGGTGATGGAGATCAAGCCGCATCGCAAGGAAATTGATCCGAAGTACGATTACCTGATGGACGCCCCGGAACGTGACCCGGAAGGAAATCCGACGGTTATCCGTTATAGCCGGAAGAGCAAGGAGCAGTACGTGATGTCGGAAAAAGACGGCAAAGCGACAGGGTGGTCAGCGTGGTTTGTGAGCGGCAAGTGGCAGCCGAAAGAGAAGTGA
- the fadA gene encoding acetyl-CoA C-acyltransferase FadA has translation MSLNPRDVVVVDCVRTPMGRAKNGCFRNVRAETLSAALIEALFERNPKLDPKEVEDVIWGCVNQTKEQGFNVARQISLLTRIPHESAAQTVNRLCGSAMSAIHTAAQAIQTGNGDVFFVGGVEHMGHIPMTDGFDHNPAASKYSAKASNMMGLTAEMLAKMHGITREQQDEFGARSHRLAHEATQEGRFKNEIVPIEGHDENGFKVLIEEDETIRPETTAESLGQLKPAFDPKNGTVTAGTSSQLTDGAAAMVLMSAERAEALGLKPVARIRSMAVAGCDPAIMGYGPVPATKKALKRAGLKVEDIDFWELNEAFAGQSLPVLKDLKLLGVMEEKVNLNGGAIALGHPLGCSGARISTTLLNVMQAKGGKLGVSTMCIGLGQGIATVWERL, from the coding sequence ATGAGCCTTAATCCGAGAGACGTTGTCGTCGTCGATTGCGTGCGGACTCCGATGGGGCGTGCCAAAAACGGCTGCTTCCGCAATGTTCGTGCGGAAACCCTGTCGGCTGCGCTGATCGAAGCACTGTTTGAGCGCAACCCGAAGCTCGACCCGAAAGAAGTTGAAGATGTGATCTGGGGCTGTGTAAATCAGACCAAGGAGCAGGGCTTCAACGTGGCGCGTCAGATTTCATTGCTGACCCGCATCCCTCATGAGTCTGCTGCCCAGACCGTGAACCGTCTGTGTGGTTCTGCCATGAGCGCGATCCACACCGCCGCCCAGGCGATCCAGACTGGCAACGGCGATGTGTTCTTCGTGGGTGGTGTTGAGCACATGGGGCACATTCCCATGACCGACGGTTTTGACCACAACCCGGCTGCGTCCAAGTACTCTGCCAAAGCATCCAATATGATGGGCCTGACCGCAGAAATGCTCGCCAAGATGCACGGCATCACCCGTGAGCAGCAGGACGAGTTTGGCGCACGTTCACATCGCCTGGCGCATGAAGCCACTCAGGAAGGCCGCTTCAAGAACGAAATCGTTCCGATTGAAGGCCATGACGAGAACGGCTTTAAAGTGCTGATCGAGGAAGACGAGACCATTCGTCCCGAAACCACCGCTGAATCGCTGGGTCAGCTGAAGCCAGCGTTCGATCCGAAAAACGGTACAGTGACTGCAGGTACGTCCTCGCAGCTGACTGACGGTGCCGCAGCCATGGTGCTGATGTCCGCAGAGCGTGCTGAAGCTCTGGGCCTGAAGCCGGTTGCCAGGATTCGCAGCATGGCTGTTGCCGGTTGTGATCCCGCGATCATGGGTTACGGCCCGGTTCCGGCCACCAAGAAGGCGTTGAAGCGCGCAGGCCTGAAAGTCGAAGATATCGACTTCTGGGAACTGAACGAAGCCTTTGCGGGTCAGTCCCTGCCGGTCCTGAAAGACCTGAAGCTGTTGGGTGTAATGGAAGAGAAAGTAAACCTGAACGGTGGCGCGATTGCCCTTGGGCATCCGCTGGGTTGTTCCGGTGCACGTATCTCCACAACCCTGCTGAATGTCATGCAGGCCAAAGGCGGTAAGCTTGGTGTTTCCACCATGTGTATCGGCCTGGGGCAGGGCATTGCAACGGTATGGGAGCGTCTCTGA